From Penicillium psychrofluorescens genome assembly, chromosome: 6, one genomic window encodes:
- a CDS encoding uncharacterized protein (ID:PFLUO_009421-T1.cds;~source:funannotate): MQRTSGLTLFLLTQAVYAQQSLYGQCGGVGWAGSTACAAQATCSTLNSYYAQCLPGATATTTTTTMITTTTTKTTLATTTTTSKASTTTTQAGTTTTAPTGSNSGNPFSGYQLYANPYYSSEVFTEAIPSLSSSLVAKASAVAKVPSFVWLDQAAKVPTMGTYLADIKSQNAAGASPPIAGIFVVYDLPDRDCAALASNGEYTIADNGVANYKAYIDAIRAQLVTYSTVQTILVIEPDSLANLVTNLNVAKCANAESAYLECVNYALMQLNLPNVAMYIDAGHAGWLGWSANLQPAATLFANVYKNASSPAAVRGLATNVANYNAWTIGTCPSYTSGDSNCDEQLYVNAIAPLLASAGFNAHFITDTSRNGVQPTEQNAWGDWCNVIGTGFGVRPTTDTGNSLEDAFVWVKPGGESDGTSNSSSTRYDAHCGYNDALQPAPEAGTWFQAYFEQLLVNANPSF; encoded by the exons ATGCAGCGTACTTCAGGCTTGACGCTTTTCCTACTTACTCAGGCCGTCTACGCACAGCAGTCTCTGTATGGTCAAT GCGGCGGTGTCGGATGGGCAGGATCAACCGCCTGCGCAGCACAGGCAACTTGCAGCACTTTGAACTCCT ACTATGCGCAATGTCTCCCTGGGGCAACAGCTacgaccacgaccacaaCCATGATCACGACCACGACAACTAAGACCACTCTGGCGACTACAACTACGACTAGTAAagcatccaccaccaccactcaaGCCGGTACTACTACTACAGCCCCGACGGGTAGCAACAGTGGCAATCCGTTCAGCGGCTATCAGCTCTATGCAAACCCTTACTACTCCTCCGAGGTCTTCACGGAAGCAATTCCATCCCTGAGCAGCTCTCTCGTCGCAAAGGCCAGCGCGGTGGCTAAAGTTCCATCTTTCGTCTGGCT TGACCAGGCTGCCAAGGTTCCCACTATGGGCACCTATCTTGCCGACATCAAATCACAGAATGCGGCCGGTGCTAGCCCACCCATTGCAGGAATTTTTGTGGTCTATGACTTGCCCGATCGCGACTGCGCCGCTCTTGCTAGTAATGGCGAGTACACAATTGCTGACAACGGAGTAGCCAACTACAAAGCGTACATTGACGCAATTAGGGCTCAGCTTGTCACATATTCTACTGTACAGACTATTTTGGTTATCG AGCCCGATAGTTTGGCCAATCTCGTCACCAATCTCAATGTGGCTAAATGCGCCAATGCTGAGAGCGCTTATCTGGAGTGCGTCAACTATGCCCTAATGCAGCTGAACTTGCCCAACGTGGCCATGTATATTGATGCTG GAcatgctggctggctgggctggtcAGCTAATCTTCAACCGGCGGCTACGCTCTTTGCCAACGTATACAAGAACGCGTCGTCTCCCGCTGCTGTGCGTGGGTTGGCCACTAATGTTGCTAACTATAACGCCTGGACAATTGGCACCTGCCCATCATACACATCAGGCGACTCCAACTGCGATGAACAGCTTTACGTTAATGCCATTGCTCCGCTGCTCGCGTCCGCAGGTTTCAATGCTCATTTCATCACCGATACCT CGCGGAATGGTGTGCAGCCCACTGAGCAAAATGCCTGGGGCGATTGGTGCAACGTTATTGGTACTGGCTTCGGTGTTCGCCCCACGACAGACACTGGCAATTCTCTTGAAGATGCATTCGTTTGGGTGAAGCCCGGCGGAGAAAGTGATGGTACTTCGAATAGCTCATCAACACGCTACGATGCCCACTGTGGATACAATGATGCGCTGCAACCTGCCCCAGAGGCCGGAACATGGTTCCAG GCCTATTTCGAGCAGTTGCTTGTGAATGCCAACCCGTCTTTTTGA
- a CDS encoding uncharacterized protein (ID:PFLUO_009422-T1.cds;~source:funannotate), which produces MATERSLAALLRSLQSTSSPQDATALLPTATSFLSLLGNPLNLNLLSSQLLTAPALWNHALDLQTCRKILSVFNTAAIAVLQNDATDEHRVPYGRNRQIDREAWVKAVVDGADDKSPRWRHMLLIGGVLLGFEGQNRQGLPRHIRTKLESALATAAQLSLEEINTENGVDGYCITMVLNYTFELLSDLERSKLDYDRLLPVMVRSAFFSPEGLEGGYFLGAIDKDVVEAPGKQFRWSASSPTFGYVSAISSRPLVAALGPLSRLISHAIENTRDPKLVAQTVDYLADFTRTLMVQWRQNKLSEVDVAEEMDFLDAESRETTIPALWKVLRNCLYSIVISLRAVLGRTINDPALAAGRSAPFLSMQALHILRNMYFISSRLGQNASSQQTFVFLAAIDLLSQYPDLAENFLRSVKPSDIGQIPSHPVERCLDLFFMNAAEHFPIVLSPASNEELLLSSAFPYLASGANPLLLEIFEAAHSVVLVVFAVPGNSELAAKHLPFYIDNLFAVFPQNLSARQFRLAFKTVIQVTAPPSPLANSQPLLPSILLDVVRDRAMNASSTPLPPSSQSSTSPDLGNTPTLSEQAVLILALLDSLSFLRVEDLEEWLPLAAQLINQVADRGMRHVCVDRLWEALSSGEMDVDRAHCCVTWWSTRGGRELVLFGAESASAQGEENGPYMSGAVGGIAPESKL; this is translated from the exons ATGGCCACAGAACGCTCGTTGGCTGCACTCTTGCGGTCGCTTCAGTCGACTTCTAGCCCGCAAGATGCTACTGC TCTCCTTCCGACAGCGACTAGCTTCCTGTCCCTGCTCGGCAATCCGCTGAACCTGAATCTACTTTCATCGCAGCTACTAACAGCTCCCGCATTATGGAACCATGCGCTTGATCTACAGACCTGTCGCAAGATCCTCAGCGTCTTCAACACagctgccatcgccgtcCTGCAGAACGATGCCACCGACGAGCACCGTGTCCCGTATGGCCGCAATCGCCAGATCGATCGCGAAGCATGGGTGAAGGCTGTGGTGGACGGAGCGGATGATAAATCTCCGCGCTGGAGACACATGCTCTTGATTGGTGGCGTCCTGCTTGGATTCGAGGGCCAGAACAGACAGGGTCTCCCGCGACATATCCGGACCAAGCTTGAATCGGCTCTGGCCACGGCGGCCCAACTCTCGTTGGAGGAGATTAATACTGAGAATGGTGTTGATGGATATTGCATTACCATGGTGCTGAACTATACCTTTGAACTCCTATCTGATCTGGAGAGGAGCAAACTGGACTACGACCGGTTGCTGCCAGTCATGGTTCGGTCGGCGTTCTTCTCTCCAGAGGGTCTGGAGGGCGGATATTTCCTGGGGGCTATCGACAAGGACGTCGTCGAAGCTCCCGGGAAACAGTTCCGGTGGTCGGCCAGTTCCCCGACATTTGGTTATGTCTCTGCCATATCCTCGCGCCCTCTTGTCGCAGCATTGGGGCCTCTATCCCGACTAATTTCGCACGCCATCGAGAATACCCGCGACCCGAAACTCGTCGCGCAGACTGTGGATTACCTGGCCGATTTTACTCGCACGCTCATGGTGCAGTGGCGCCAGAATAAACTCTCAGAAGTGGACgtcgcggaggagatggattTCTTAGATGCCGAGTCGCGCGAGACTACCATTCCTGCTTTATGGAAAGTGCTGCGGAACTGTTTATATTCGATTGTTATCTCCCTTCGCGCGGTCCTGGGCCGCACCATTAATGACCCGGCCTTGGCTGCTGGTAGGA GCGCCCCATTCCTGTCGATGCAGGCCCTTCATATTCTCCGCAATATGTACTTTATCTCGTCTCGGCTCGGCCAGAACGCGTCTTCGCAACAGACGTTTGTGTTTCTGGCTGCCATCGACCTCCTCTCACAGTACCCGGACCTCGCTGAGAACTTTTTGCGAAGTGTCAAGCCCAGCGATATCGGGCAGATTCCCTCGCATCCAGTTGAGCGGTGTCTAGATCTGTTTTTTATGAATGCTGCCGAGCATTTCCCGATTGTCTTGTCGCCAGCGTCCAATGAGGAGCTGTTACTGTCATCCGCCTTCCCCTATCTTGCATCCGGCGCGaaccctcttcttctggagatcttcgaggcCGCTCATAGTGTGGTTCTTGTTGTCTTTGCCGTCCCTGGCAACTCGGAATTGGCTGCCAAGCACCTGCCCTTCTATATTGACAATCTCTTTGCC GTATTCCCTCAAAATCTGTCCGCACGACAATTCCGTCTCGCGTTCAAAACCGTCATTCAGGTCACCGCACCACCCTCACCTCTAGCAAACAGCCAACCCCTTCTCCCTTCCATTCTTCTGGATGTCGTTCGCGACCGCGCGATGAACGCATCGTCAACACCTTTACCGCCCTCATCCCAGTCGAGCACCTCGCCTGATCTAGGAAACACACCGACTCTCTCCGAGCAAGCAGTGCTCATCCTGGCATTGCTTGACTCACTGTCTTTCCTGCGTGTTGAAGACCTGGAAGAGTGGCTTCCCCTGGCGGCACAACTTATCAATCAAGTCGCCGATCGAGGCATGCGCCATGTCTGCGTGGACCGGTTATGGGAAGCTCTGAGCAGTGGCGAGATGGACGTTGATCGCGCCCATTGCTGCGTTACCTGGTGGAGCACCCGGGGTGGGCGCGAGCTTGTTCTTTTCGGTGCCGAGTCTGCTTCTGCGCagggagaagagaatggTCCTTACATGAGTGGTGCTGTTGGGGGGATTGCGCCGGAAAGCAAGCTATGA
- a CDS encoding uncharacterized protein (ID:PFLUO_009423-T1.cds;~source:funannotate), which yields MTSTATTSSAQPTSHDPSFPIERISTSQPSAPGWRPPQHTHRRNSLSPTPSETSSAAEDEDTVHASNYPTGNMSLSGISLRAFLLGVTLGLSACSTLFLVAVYPTPLWRAPFFISALSLFHFLEFFVTAKYNTRYATVSAFLLSSNGWAYNAAHGSALVECLLSQLFWPNTSIIPGVLSTTALALGFILMLVGQVTRTLAMAQAASNFNHHIQVEHKEGHVLVTQGLYRLLRHPSYFGFFWWGLGTQLVLGNAVCLVGYAVVLWRFFSIRIQREENFLVQFFGEEYIRYRKTTPVGIPGIR from the coding sequence atgaCCTCCACCGCAACCACCTCGAGCGCCCAGCCCACATCCCACGATCCCTCCTTTCCAATCGAGCGCATCAGCACCTCCCAACCCTCCGCCCCTGGCTGGCGGCCTCCGCAGCACACCCACCGCCGCAATTCCCTCTCCCCCACGCCCTCCGAGACTAGCtccgcggcggaggatgaagacACCGTGCACGCCTCCAACTACCCAACCGGCAACATGTCGCTGTCTGGAATCTCGCTGCGCGCATTCCTGCTCGGCGTCACTCTAGGCCTCTCCGCATGCTCGACCCTCTTCCTAGTGGCCGTCTACCCAACACCCCTCTGGCGCGCCCcgttcttcatctcggcaCTGagcctcttccacttcctcgagTTCTTCGTCACGGCAAAATACAACACGAGATATGCAACTGTCTCTGCGTTTCTCCTCTCGTCGAATGGATGGGCGTATAATGCCGCGCATGGATCCGCGCTCGTGGAGTGTCTGCTCTCGCAGCTTTTCTGGCCCAATACCTCAATTATTCCCGGTGTCTTGTCTACGACAGCTCTTGCCCTGGGCTTTATTCTCATGCTCGTTGGCCAAGTGACCCGCACCCTGGCCATGGCGCAGGCTGCGAGCAACTTCAATCACCATATCCAGGTTGAGCATAAGGAGGGCCATGTGTTGGTGACACAGGGGTTGTATCGGCTCCTGCGCCATCCGAGCTACTTTGGGTTCTTTTGGTGGGGGCTCGGGACGCAGCTTGTACTGGGGAATGCGGTTTGCCTTGTTGGGTATGCGGTCGTGCTGTGGAGGTTCTTTTCTATTCGGATTCAGCGCGAGGAGAACTTCTTGGTTCAGTTCTTTGGGGAGGAATATATTCGGTATAGGAAGACGACGCCTGTGGGGATCCCTGGAATCCGATAG